The DNA sequence CTGAACCGACCGCATAGAAGGAGACACCGTTGAATTCTGATTCTGAATTAATGGCCGCGCCGGTATATTCGAGCCTTACGTAGCTAAGGGTACCTGAATTGTCGGTATCATCGCTACCGCCATAAGTGAAATTCCCCACTTCTGAAGTGGCCGTGCTACCAGAATTGATGGTCGCGTTACCCAAGATTACCAGTCCACCCCAATCACCGGCAGAAGGTGAATTTGCATTTGAGGTCATCACGATAGGATTGTCAGCAGTGCCTTGAGCATTGATTTGAGCGCCTTGCTGAATGGCAATGTAAACATCTGTTCCTCCAGCTTCAGCTCTTATTTCAGTGCCTGCGGGTATGGTCAATGTAGTACCAGACTGCATGACCAATGCGCCAGAGAGGGTATAGGTCGTACCTGCGTTCAAGGTAATATCACTTGAGCCATCACCTACTTCGGTAAGTTCGGCAGTTGAAGTAGATGGTGCAGAAAGAGTAGACCAACCACTGCCCCAGTTAGATACATCGGTGGCCGTGCCATTTGAAATGCCCGAGAATAAATCTGCTTCGGTAATATCGGTAGAAGTACTGCTTTGGTCGCTCACCAATCTAGTGGTGATATCTACAAAAGTGATATCGGTCACCGAAGTTTCATCATTTAAAACGTGATCTATGGTTGTAGGGTCGTCAATATCGAATGCTTCTTCATAGCCTTCGATAAAGACATTCACAAAGGTCGCTTGGGTGCCTCTTCTTAATCGAACGGCCTCAGCGCCAGCTGCAGAACCAAGCCCCACGGCTGTAAAATTGGTAATGGTTGGAGCTGAAAGTGGAGTAGCCGTGTTGTCATCTTCATTTCCGTCAGCTTCAATGACTTTATCAGAATCAGAACTTGTTTCAATGTACAAATCTGTAATTCCACCTGTCCATCCTTCTGTCCAATCTAGAGAATCATCTTGGGCATTGACAATGATAACGTTGTTTGCTTCAACCGTTCCGCCAAAGAACTCAACACCATCATCAGAGCCTTCAAATACTTCTATAAAGTCAACATTGGTTTGATTACCGACGGCGTAAAAAGAAATTCCGTTGAATTCCGATTCTGAATTAATGGCAGCTCCGGTATACTCTAACCTTACATATTGAAGGTTTCCAGAGCTATCGATATCATCTGTTCCGCCATAGGTAAAGTTACCGACTTCAGAAGTCGCCGTATCTCCAGAGTTGATGGAGGCCCTTCCCAAAATTACCA is a window from the Muricauda sp. SCSIO 65647 genome containing:
- a CDS encoding beta strand repeat-containing protein translates to MSKLLKFILITVVLTAFVACQDDSSDIIFNIENTTNNTTGGGDDDDPGTGGDPTIIEIGGDQTSDLALDGPGANEIYLLTSPLIMQDGTTLSITAGTEIRSNAGTNGYIAILQGAQIQATGTPSQPIVMTSNNAAPSAGDWGGLVILGRASINSGDTATSEVGNFTYGGTDDIDSSGNLQYVRLEYTGAAINSESEFNGISFYAVGNQTNVDFIEVFEGSDDGVEFFGGTVEANNVIIVNAQDDSLDWTEGWTGGITDLYIETSSDSDKVIEADGNEDDNTATPLSAPTITNFTAVGLGSAAGAEAVRLRRGTQATFVNVFIEGYEEAFDIDDPTTIDHVLNDETSVTDITFVDITTRLVSDQSSTSTDITEADLFSGISNGTATDVSNWGSGWSTLSAPSTSTAELTEVGDGSSDITLNAGTTYTLSGALVMQSGTTLTIPAGTEIRAEAGGTDVYIAIQQGAQINAQGTADNPIVMTSNANSPSAGDWGGLVILGNATINSGSTATSEVGNFTYGGSDDTDNSGTLSYVRLEYTGAAINSESEFNGVSFYAVGSDTTVEFIQVHEGADDGVEFFGGTVNASNVVITNAQDDSVDWTEGWRGTLTDAYIQTSSDSDKVIEADGNEDDNSATPLSSPTLINFTAIGLGSGQGAEAIRLRRGTEADFTNVYLQGYAEGFDIDDPLTVDAIINDISNVTNVTFDDITTNLVSDTGSDGTTTPGEADFFSGVGNGTQTDVATWGAGWTVGIN